Proteins from one Planctomyces sp. SH-PL62 genomic window:
- a CDS encoding MBG domain-containing protein, with translation MAATPAPLTVVADDQVAAFGADPPPLSASYLGFVNGEGPASLDRLATLTTTAAAYSPPGRYPITASGAASPDYAVAFVDGTLTVAQPTSPRLRRHVRVVTTLYRRSLGRPAEPAGLRFWLGRLDAGTRAEDVARRIWTSPEHRARIRRVDAWQGASRIEP, from the coding sequence GTGGCGGCGACCCCGGCTCCGCTGACCGTCGTGGCCGACGACCAGGTCGCGGCCTTCGGCGCCGACCCGCCGCCCCTCTCGGCCAGTTACCTCGGGTTCGTGAACGGCGAGGGCCCGGCGAGCCTGGACCGGCTCGCGACCTTGACCACGACGGCCGCCGCCTACAGCCCGCCAGGCCGGTACCCGATCACGGCCTCCGGCGCGGCGTCGCCCGACTACGCGGTCGCGTTCGTGGACGGGACGCTCACGGTGGCCCAGCCGACGAGCCCGCGCCTGCGGCGGCACGTTCGCGTCGTGACGACGCTCTACCGGCGCTCGCTCGGGCGACCCGCCGAGCCCGCCGGCCTCCGCTTCTGGCTGGGGCGGCTGGACGCCGGCACGCGGGCGGAGGACGTCGCCCGCCGAATCTGGACCTCGCCCGAGCATCGCGCCCGGATCCGCCGGGTCGACGCCTGGCAGGGGGCCTCTCGGATCGAGCCCTGA